A window of Streptomyces sp. SAI-127 contains these coding sequences:
- a CDS encoding ABC transporter ATP-binding protein yields the protein MGVEICVEGLTKSFGHQVIWQDVSLTLPAGEVSVMLGPSGTGKSVFLKTLVGLLKPERGSVKVAGRDVTKLRERDLYEVRKLFGVLFQDGALFGSMSLYDNIAFPLREHTRKSESQIRRIVLEKMDMVGLIGSEGKLPGEISGGMRKRAGLARALVLDPEIILFDEPDSGLDPVRVAYLNQLIVDLNAQINATFLIVTHDIASARQVPDNIGLLFRRELIMFGPREELLTSDEPVVRQFLNGRMQGPIGMAEEKDAAQVEQELAQLGDGAHTKSPGSQALTPRLLPGPGITRPPRWEAIARREAELRRKAVTGA from the coding sequence ATGGGTGTCGAGATCTGTGTGGAAGGGCTGACCAAGTCCTTCGGTCACCAGGTCATCTGGCAGGACGTCTCGCTGACGCTGCCCGCCGGGGAGGTATCGGTCATGCTCGGCCCCTCGGGCACGGGCAAGTCGGTGTTTCTCAAGACGCTCGTCGGACTGCTGAAGCCGGAGCGGGGTTCCGTGAAGGTCGCGGGCCGGGACGTCACCAAGCTGCGCGAGCGCGACCTGTACGAGGTGCGGAAGCTGTTCGGGGTGCTGTTCCAGGACGGCGCGCTGTTCGGCTCGATGAGCCTGTACGACAACATCGCTTTTCCGCTGCGGGAGCACACCCGTAAGTCCGAGAGCCAGATCCGGCGCATCGTGCTGGAGAAGATGGACATGGTCGGGCTGATCGGTTCGGAGGGGAAGCTGCCCGGCGAGATCTCCGGCGGCATGCGAAAGCGGGCCGGTCTCGCCCGAGCCCTGGTCCTCGACCCCGAGATCATCCTCTTCGACGAACCCGACTCCGGCCTCGACCCCGTACGCGTCGCCTATCTCAACCAACTGATCGTCGACCTCAACGCACAGATCAATGCGACCTTCCTGATCGTCACCCATGACATCGCCTCGGCCCGCCAGGTGCCGGACAACATCGGGCTGTTGTTCCGCCGTGAGCTGATCATGTTCGGCCCCCGCGAGGAGCTGCTGACCAGCGACGAGCCCGTCGTACGGCAGTTCCTGAACGGCCGGATGCAGGGCCCCATCGGGATGGCCGAGGAGAAGGACGCCGCGCAGGTCGAGCAGGAGCTGGCCCAGCTCGGCGACGGAGCGCACACAAAATCTCCCGGCAGCCAGGCTCTGACTCCCCGCCTGCTGCCGGGACCAGGCATCACCAGGCCACCCCGCTGGGAGGCGATCGCGAGACGCGAGGCCGAGCTGCGCCGAAAGGCGGTGACCGGCGCATGA
- a CDS encoding sigma-70 family RNA polymerase sigma factor, with translation MPAEIQAAHDRWQRMWSHREQLLKVARRRSMSPEDAEDAVHEAMLRAAERPDLDDERLGGWLTTVTMRLCVDRYRQVNREIEVHRSPTLAAPGPVPVEEAVCDRAEARWLAVRSGELPARQAEALRLKSEDLDVGQVAVRMGLSYRTVESLLARARRTLRNSLAGTLGLTLFLWGRGKLRAGGHAQAVVVTSTAATLVVAGFVLPYVHDGDGQGTAPRPSVSRMAQATTQTVRPDSVSRIAPNARDLSAASTSPAATPAVPPGDHDRSLLPLSVPPLPDASLSPVPSVPDVPGVSDLPSVPGLPDLPATSTVPTTLPSLPKAPATPAAPTDVPTPTALP, from the coding sequence ATGCCTGCTGAGATACAGGCGGCCCACGACCGTTGGCAGCGCATGTGGAGTCACCGCGAGCAACTGCTCAAGGTGGCCCGGCGCAGGTCGATGAGCCCGGAGGACGCCGAGGACGCGGTGCACGAGGCGATGCTGCGCGCCGCGGAGCGCCCCGACCTGGACGACGAGCGCCTCGGCGGCTGGCTGACGACTGTGACCATGCGGCTGTGCGTCGATCGATACCGCCAGGTCAACCGTGAGATCGAGGTACACCGCAGCCCCACACTCGCCGCGCCGGGTCCGGTGCCCGTCGAGGAGGCGGTGTGCGACCGGGCCGAGGCCAGGTGGCTGGCCGTGCGCAGCGGGGAACTGCCCGCGCGCCAGGCCGAGGCACTCCGGCTGAAGTCCGAGGACCTCGACGTCGGCCAGGTCGCCGTGCGCATGGGGCTGAGCTATCGCACCGTCGAGTCGCTGCTCGCCCGGGCCCGGCGCACGCTGCGCAACTCGCTGGCCGGAACGCTGGGGCTCACCCTGTTCTTGTGGGGGCGCGGCAAGCTGCGCGCGGGCGGACACGCGCAGGCCGTGGTGGTGACCTCGACGGCCGCGACCCTGGTGGTGGCGGGGTTCGTGTTGCCGTACGTCCACGACGGGGACGGGCAGGGCACAGCTCCCCGTCCCTCCGTGTCCCGCATGGCCCAGGCGACCACGCAGACCGTCCGGCCCGACAGCGTCAGCCGGATCGCCCCGAACGCCCGTGATCTCTCGGCCGCCTCGACGTCTCCCGCAGCGACGCCGGCGGTGCCGCCCGGCGATCACGACCGGTCGCTGCTGCCTCTGTCGGTGCCACCGCTTCCGGATGCCTCGCTGTCACCAGTGCCGTCCGTCCCCGACGTCCCCGGCGTGTCCGACCTGCCTAGCGTGCCCGGCCTCCCCGATCTGCCGGCCACGTCCACGGTCCCGACGACGCTTCCGTCCCTCCCGAAGGCTCCCGCCACGCCCGCCGCCCCGACCGACGTACCGACCCCGACCGCGCTGCCATAG
- a CDS encoding ABC transporter permease, producing MRLSPTGALRQSGNLFAMALDVVRTIPRRPFQAREFIQQAWFVASVTILPTALVSIPFGAVIALQIGSLTRQLGAQSFSGAASVLAVLREASPIVTALLIAGAGGTAICADLGARKIREEIDAMQVLGIDPIHRLVVPRVLASMVVAVLLNGLVSVVGVAGGYFFNVVLQNGTPGAYLASFTTLAQLSDLWAAEIKALVFGAIAAIVASYKGLTAKGGPKGVGDAVNQSVVITFMLLFVTNFVMTAVYFQVVPQRG from the coding sequence ATGAGGCTGTCACCGACCGGAGCCCTCAGACAATCCGGGAACCTCTTCGCGATGGCGCTGGACGTCGTCCGGACCATCCCCCGACGGCCCTTCCAGGCGCGGGAGTTCATCCAGCAGGCCTGGTTCGTCGCGAGCGTCACGATCCTGCCGACGGCCCTCGTGTCCATCCCCTTCGGCGCGGTCATCGCGCTGCAGATCGGCAGCCTGACCCGGCAGCTGGGCGCCCAGTCCTTCTCCGGGGCCGCCTCGGTCCTTGCGGTGTTGCGGGAGGCCTCACCGATCGTCACCGCCTTGCTGATCGCGGGCGCCGGCGGCACGGCGATCTGCGCGGACCTCGGGGCCCGGAAGATCCGCGAGGAGATCGACGCGATGCAGGTGCTGGGCATCGACCCCATCCACCGGCTGGTCGTTCCGCGGGTCCTTGCGTCGATGGTGGTGGCGGTGCTGCTCAACGGCCTGGTCTCGGTGGTCGGCGTCGCGGGCGGCTACTTCTTCAACGTCGTCCTGCAGAACGGCACACCCGGCGCCTATCTCGCCTCCTTCACCACGCTCGCCCAGCTCTCCGACCTGTGGGCGGCGGAGATCAAGGCGCTGGTGTTCGGTGCGATCGCCGCGATCGTCGCCTCGTACAAGGGACTCACCGCGAAGGGCGGTCCGAAGGGTGTGGGCGACGCGGTGAACCAGTCGGTGGTGATCACCTTCATGTTGCTGTTCGTAACGAACTTCGTGATGACCGCGGTGTACTTCCAAGTCGTCCCGCAGAGGGGTTAG
- a CDS encoding lytic transglycosylase domain-containing protein has protein sequence MAGHRVRGARGTAIAAATMAALTASQAPAALPARASVPPRQAPAEHGPSVSGDTGYRTELPPLRTRKRKGGASVAGAALPVSVFAAYRQTEAELARTAPGCRLRWQLLAAIGQVESGQARGGRVTADGTTVAPILGPRLDGGLFAVVRDTDGGAYDGDPAYDRAVGPMQFIPSTWVRWGTDGNGDGRADPDNVFDAALAAGRYLCAGGRDLSDPAELDRAVLGYNHSQDYLRTVRAWYAYFLEGHRVVPDSSAKASTRPEPSRPKPTPEPTSSPSPSASASRTPSAPDSPAPTRSRPAGGAERTEEPQLPPPGTDIELPGDDLLPSDGPLTSNNLDLMVSSPSPTADTGR, from the coding sequence GTGGCAGGGCACAGAGTCAGAGGCGCCAGGGGTACGGCGATCGCGGCGGCGACCATGGCGGCTCTGACCGCGTCACAGGCGCCGGCGGCGCTTCCGGCACGGGCCTCCGTACCCCCGCGGCAGGCGCCCGCCGAGCACGGGCCGAGCGTGTCGGGCGACACCGGGTACCGCACCGAGCTCCCGCCACTGCGGACCCGGAAACGCAAGGGCGGGGCGTCGGTGGCGGGCGCCGCGCTGCCGGTGAGCGTGTTCGCCGCCTACCGGCAGACCGAGGCAGAGCTCGCGCGCACCGCGCCCGGCTGCCGGCTGCGGTGGCAGTTGCTGGCCGCGATCGGCCAGGTGGAGTCCGGGCAGGCGCGTGGCGGTCGGGTGACGGCGGACGGTACGACCGTGGCGCCGATCCTCGGGCCGCGACTGGACGGCGGCCTTTTCGCCGTCGTGCGGGACACCGACGGGGGCGCGTACGACGGGGACCCGGCCTACGACCGGGCGGTCGGCCCGATGCAGTTCATCCCGTCGACCTGGGTCCGCTGGGGCACGGACGGCAACGGCGACGGGCGGGCGGACCCGGACAACGTCTTCGACGCGGCGCTCGCCGCCGGGCGCTACCTGTGTGCGGGCGGGCGAGACCTCTCCGACCCGGCCGAACTGGACCGGGCGGTCCTCGGTTACAACCACTCGCAGGACTATTTGCGCACGGTCAGGGCTTGGTACGCGTACTTCCTGGAGGGGCACCGGGTGGTGCCGGACAGCTCCGCGAAGGCGTCGACACGCCCCGAGCCGTCGCGGCCGAAACCCACGCCGGAGCCGACATCGTCCCCCTCCCCCAGCGCCTCCGCGTCCCGGACTCCGTCCGCGCCTGACTCGCCGGCCCCCACCAGGTCACGTCCGGCGGGCGGGGCCGAGAGGACCGAGGAGCCCCAACTCCCCCCGCCCGGCACGGACATCGAGCTGCCCGGCGACGATCTGCTGCCCAGCGACGGTCCGCTGACCAGCAACAATCTGGATTTGATGGTCTCCTCCCCCTCCCCAACCGCGGATACTGGGCGGTAA